Sequence from the Acropora muricata isolate sample 2 chromosome 10, ASM3666990v1, whole genome shotgun sequence genome:
ccgtacagagattgggaagcttcccaatctctgtacggtggtcaatttacattatcaactccgttgataaaccaaattttcgtgtatcactcccccaccgacgcagcaccacagtttctttagaaactaaccccctttactcaatGTTATCAATGTGTTTGATTAAAAGATATAAATAGGTAATGCACTCTATCCGGCAAGATTGGCATTTGCTAGTAAAAGTAAatcttttgtaaatagtttaCATTTATCTCTAAAATGCTTAAGCTGGTTCTTGAGATTGCGACGATGCCACAAACTCATTTGGCTTAGTTAAGTTGACAGCCATGAAGAATGGAAAACAGGCTAAACTATGCCACTATAACCTAATCATCAAAGACCAACTCAACGCATGAAAACCATGAAACGTGTCGGTAAAACAAATGGACAAGCTTAAAGTTGATGTTCATGTATACGTAAAGTCATCGAATTCACATTGATGACATCATCGACGCAACACCTCATTTTTGGTGCCTATGGGAAACGGAAGACCACAGCTTatcaaagcaagcaaacaaacaaacaaacaagcaaaaaggtATTTTCAACTTAAATCCTGCTGGTATTTTAGTAATTTGGCCAAACTAACACACACTTTTTAGGTGAAATCTTTTAAGTAATTTATGTGAGTTTAGATATTATCGACAAAATCAAATTCGACGTTTCCCGAACCCATGCACTTTAATCCAACGTGCTAAGGACTAACATGCAAGTGGTACCCAGCATCAACTTCAGCTGGTAGCAAATGCAGTGTTTCTTACTCTTTTGCATCCTACCCATCTATTTCGTTTGTGTCGCTGCTTGAATAAGTGCTTCCAATCTGATCCATGTTGGTATATTCATTCAGGGGTCCCCCACCTTTCAGCACAACAAGGCGATAGAGGATGCCGCCTATAAGAGTGACAAAGACTGTTGCATTGATGATCATGACCAGCCAAACGAAAACACCGACGTAATTTTCGTCCAGGACCGAAAACCTCAGCACCATAAAGGACATGGAAAGCACAAGTAACACTGTGGGCTCCATCACATTCTCACTGAAAATTTGTTCCAGTGTGATCTTGCGCTTCTCTTGCTCATTTAAAGTTGGTGAACCAGTACTTCTAGGGTGTTTTTGATACGGCTGTAGATATATTTGGATAAGAGCCGACGTCATGAGGACGAGCCAAACAATAAACGTTTGCAGAGTCGATGACGAAATCATGGACAAGGCGACAGCAAGAATCAATCTGTGAATAAGCATGAGGATCTCGAAGTACTGCTGGTACTTTGGTTTGTACGGTAAGTAGAGTGGTCCAAGCCAGACGTCGAGTTTCTTGCGATCTTCGGGAGTCATCAAGTTTCTCTTTGGAAGGAAGCGAACCataagaaagatgacaatcaaAGGAAATCCAACCACATAGAAGATGACAGACACTATGCCAAGTGCTCTCAGCTTGTAGTAGGTGTCTGAGGTGCACTCTATCCATGGCTCGTTTGGCATGTAGAAAACACCCTGATCGTTGTGACATGGACGTAAGTTGGAAAGTGTCTGTTGCACAATTGGAAAGTAGCTGAAGCTAAGAGTAAAGAAAGCGCTTTGGCGACATTTGAAGTGAACATTTTCCATGCGTCTTTCGATGGGACGATATCTGTTATAAATTAGGataacaatgaaataaacaCCCACCAATGTCAAGCACACTATTGGTAAGAGAAGCAAAAAAGCAAGCTTTCCAACTGGAGTAAACAGGGAGGGTAAATCACAGGAAAGTGAAGGAAAGACCAAATTCCAGTAGCTACTTAAGTAACTTTGAGCTGCAATCACCTTTGGAGGCCATACGTTGACGCTGGAAACCATGAAGTCTGTTGTTTGAATGTAAAATACTGCAACGCTGATAAGCGATTGAGCGTTTTTTCCTCTGCTCGTCATACACAGCACAAAGACAACCAAGTTTAATTTGAAGACCCACGCAGGAAGAAATTCTAGCAGCATCATGATCAACATTATCGAGAAATGAAGCGCAGTGATGGCAAACCATTTCATGGGACGGATATTGAAGTAAAATAATGACCAGAACAAAACgagaaaagacaaagaaaaaattggaaTGAAAATATAATAGTAGATTACGTCACCATGTTTGCACTGAAAGCAAAGTCCCCCAAGTTTATAGAATCCCTGTTGGCAACGGGAACAGAATCTGTCTCTGTTTCCGGGGTAGCAGATGCAAGAATCATCACAAGTTGTGATGAGCGATGACACGGAACGGTGAATGCCAGAGTGTTCGTTGTCATTATGGGGCGATGTGTTGAGACGACAACTACAGGAACCTGTTGGATTGCAGGCAGCCATCAGTGGACATTCCACCAAATGAGTGGCATTTTTAGGATCGGGTGATGGCCAATAACCTTTCAAGATCTTCATCGTGTTAGCCTTTAGCTCTTCCGGTGAGCTGATGGTGGGTCTATTGCAGATTCCTCCCTCCATACATTTATGGCACAGCCCTTTGTCCCCATAGTAACCATGGTCGCAGATGCAGTACTTGTAGTCATAAAATGTTGGATCTAAACGTATGCGTCCGTTGTTAAACGTAAGACGTCCTTCTGCACATGTAAAGTTGTCTCCATGGGGAGGTTTTGTCATCCGTAAGAAGTCAGGGATGAACAAAAATGAAGTGTCGTGTTCGTTTCGCATCAAAGGGTTGCCGGAAATATCGAAATACTGTAGAGAAATGAGGTCTTGAAATGCACTTGGAGGAGCACCTGTGAAATTATTCGATGAGAGATCAAGGTACGTCAACAAAGAGGTATCCTCGGCAAAATTTGGGACAGGTCCGTAAAAGTTATTACCATGTAAATCACAGATATTCAGTTCTTGCATGGAAAACAAATTTCCAGGAAGTGGGCTTGTGATGTCACAAAGGCTTGCATTAAAAATTGATGGGCCAGCAAGATAAAGTTTAGTTGGTTTAAACAGTCCCATAAAGCTCGTGAAATTGATTGACAAGTTGCGATTTTCTGCGAAGGATAGATACGAAAAAGCGCCAGCAGTGGAGTTATCAGGCCATGGTTTTCCTTCGTTGATTGATGAAAATTTGTTCTGTGACAAGTCTAACAACGATTTTTTCGTTCCCGAAACTAGCCAATGGCCAGGGATATCCCCAGTAAGCTGGTTGTTCGCAAGGTTTAAGAAAGGTGGTTTGGTACCCCTCGGGAGCTCTCCTGATATGTTGTTGCTAGGTAAGAAAATTTGCGCTAAATTTTCTGGAAATACATGGGGTAATTTTCCACTCAGATGAACTCCGGATACGTACAAGATTTTCAATGAGCTAATCGCAAATAAGTCATCCAGGTTTCCGTGCATCATGCCAGGATTATTTCGGAGGTTAAGATGGCCTAGCCTTTTCATTCGAGAGATGCTTGTCGGTATTTTTCCAGTAAAGTTATTTCCTGGAATGGAAAGACGTCGCAGGTCTGTCATGTTTCCAATGTCGTCTGGCAGGTGACCAGAGAATCCTGCGCCATTCATGATGCCTCCGATGAAGTTCTGCagatttttcattttgacaaagtcATCAGGAATGTTCCCCGTCAACGAGGATCCGCGTAGTACAACAGTCAACAAATTACTCATATTTCCAAATAGAAGGTCTTGAATGTTTCCATGGAGACCAGGATTTCCAGGTACACAAAGGGAGAACAAGTTACGGATCTTCCAGATGTTGGATGGAAGGGACCCATTGAGGTTGTTGTAAGGCAACGAAAGTGTTTTTACGTATGATGTGTTTGTATGACAAGTCACGCCATACCAGGAGCAATGGTGTGCACCCATGGTTGAGTCATTCCACCCACTTGACATGAACCATCCTCTCCCATTTGCTCGAGCGTAAATGTTAAGCAGAACTTCTCTTTCTTGTTGTGGTGTGAAGGATGTGTCTAATGTAAACGGGGGATATTCGTTGATGCGTCCTAGGCAGTCAGGTCCCTCGATGGCCATGAAGGTATCCAAGcctaagaaaaataataataaaaatgattgtCATTTCATATATTTTGAAGAATGTCAAAGCAATGGGCATGGTAATTAGCATTATGGGAGCCGAAAGAGAGTCGCTGCACTCCAAATCGCTTTGTGCAGCAAGATTCTTACTTAAGGTTTAATTAAAATACAAGCATGACAATTAAACCATAGGTGTAAATAAAGGTAATGAGCTGGCTAAGCTTTAAGAGTGCAACTTGTATCTGGAGTTGAGCCAGGTATTGAAGTCAGTTTTTTTAAACATCGTTTTGCGCAGCATCCGTGCGTGCGTAGTGAGGTCATAAATGGCGACAAAATCCAGtaaggaaatgttttttttctccgaATTGGTAAGTTATGAGGATTTGGATCGTTATACTGCGCGACTCGAATCAGTTTTAGTTGTTGTGTAAGCTATGCGCTGATTTAGAAAACAGCTTGCCAAGTGTAGGGCCAATTACTTTCTGAGGTCGACTTTCTCAAATGCTCGCTAGAGCCTTCATTTCCCATACATAGTCTTAAAATCTTGAGGAGTCGTGGTAAATATTCGTCGATCAGATGATAACCCCTTTGGAGCAGTCAATCTGTGCGACTCGCTTTACCTTTTACGATGTTCAAAATGTCTAAATGACGGTTAAAATCCACCGCTATCCCACTGCAAAATACTTCCAAAGAGGAATTTAAGTTCCTTATTATCCCATCTCCAGTTCTGTAAATTGACGCCATATTTGAATAGCCCATCTAGACCGAAacagtgaaagaaaaactataaaCTCAAAAATTATTCTTGAGCAGCCATTTTGTGTTTTCCCCCTAAACCAGCGCTGGTCGACGCGATATTTTCCGTTGCAGGACTCCTGATGAGTAAACCAAGTTAGGATTATTGGAAGGTAAATACATGGGAAACACAAAATCAAATATTAAGGGAAGAAAATTTCTCTCAGTTTCCCTTTCACTAAAATGTCTGATGATTTCGAGAATTACAAAAACCAGAAATGAAATTGGGCAGTGAAGTTGAGTACAGAATTTCCCCTTCACTATATACAAGAGCGGGCCCCCCAGCAGCACGAATTTTTTTTAGCGTTGCTCATCGGTACGACACGTTCTGTCCAATAAAAGCCCGTGGATTTAGCTTTAGATCTgctctttttctgttttgctaCGTACAATATGTCTGCAGTGCTTAAGTTGTGCAGCAAATCATAACAGACACGCTTCTTTTTGGACCGAGCCGCAATTGTGGCCATATTGGATCGTGACTTCTGAAGCGTAAATGTGATATACCGCTGACGATAGTTACGGGCTCAAAATGTCCACGATTTCTGGTAATGGTTCCGTCGATGTCTGCGGCTTTTGAGAGTCTTGTCCATGAtgttatgtttatttttatataaTCTTTACTTGTAGTTCACGCGATAGTCTTTGATAATCAAGTACTCTACTGaaatgttctttttgttttctttataatTATGCATTTTAAACTGTATACGCCCTCTACATGAGGTCTTTTTGCTCTTAAAGCATTTGCACGCGGCTTAAAGAGCTTCGGacaaaagataaacaaacttAATCATCGGAGAAGATAGATCGTAACACTCGATTTCTGGGCAGATATGTCACTATCATTGCATAAACATTAGCTTAATCAATACTAATTATTCTGTTTGCGACAGAGGAAACATGACGAGCTTAGAGCCGCTTAGGAATTCACAGCGTGATTTCTCCTCAAGCGTTACGTTAAAGTATATCATGTTGCAATCTCGCGGTCTGCGGGCTGACACCAGAAGCGTTAATGAAGTGATGTTAAGGCGAATTGCTGTCATCAAAAGTTCAGTGgtattcaatttgtaaatagcgcGGGTCACGTTTAGTTTTGTGCGCGAGAAAAGAATCTCCGGCTTCGGAAGATGACTTTAAAGGAGTTGAAAATTATCCTCTATTCTGGATCTGGTAcgatgaaaagcaacaaaaatcggACCCGGGAGCTTGACTTCTTCATTAAAGATATGCAATAGCCGGTTAATAAAAGCGAGGAAACATACTATCAATataactgaataataatttttacatgccTTGTTAAAATCTTCTAATTTGCCTTTGGTAGCTTTCTATtgccattaaaataatattactttcgcTAAAATCGCGTGTTATGtacactgtttcgttgtttgacCAGTCAAACGACTTTTTCTAGAGTCCAGGCTTCACGGTCATACAATGTTTACGTGGTAGGAATGTGCACTCTGCCGCTTTGTTCCGAAGTCGCCCGTTCTGTTAATGAGTGAAGAATTTACGCAAGGTTTATATTTCACTTTAAGCGGGAATTTCGAGTTATAAAACACATTGAGTTTGATTTTCGAGTCATTAAGCGCCTTTAATCGTCATGGAGGACGTCGATCGCTCTAGATCGCGCCATCCTCCTTCGCCTATGAGAGTCACAAGCAGTGCATTGGATCCTAGAAGGCACTGGTATGTAGTTAGCAAAGATTTGTGTGGTTCAAGGCCGAAAGAGTTCGCTAAAGGAGAAGTTTTTCGTCATTTTCCGGACGAAATCCAATCTGTGGATCCGAGACATCTTTCCTGAGATGTTCTCTTAAAGTGCAGTCATGAATATAATTTATAGACAACCAATCCATCATTATACATTGGataagaaatgtttgtttccccaccgttttttttattattttcccATCTTGAGTATTGGGATAGCTCCTACTTATGTAACTTGTGACACTAAGTGCTAGAGCTGGAGAATTTACTAATAGTGTGTAAGGTTGGCAAAAGAATGTCAATTGTCCTTCCATGTATCCATCATCTTGAGTTCAACTGTAAGCTGGATTTCCAGGGATGTACTTTCCATGGAGTTGATGTTGATAAAACATGCTTGGATTGCTTAAGATCAAAGGCTAATATTGGCCGGTAAGCACCACTGTGGATACATGTTGATATAATgagatttaaatgaaaattgtcaGCTGCAGATTCAAATGTCCCAGCCTGAAGTGAAGTGAATTAAATTTGGGTGGgtaatatttataacaaggattgGATATCAAAAAGACTGTCTTAAATCCTTAtgaattttagaatatttaAATGGTCTCTTCCGAGGGACCTTTAATGCATGGTGCCAGTTTTGTACAAATTGCATCCATCTtgcaactaataattatttaatgttaaaaaaaaatctgcttaaaagatCAACAGGTTTACGTGATGACCTTCAGTTTCTGCGTGAAGAAGATCTTAGCAGCGCAAACCTTTGCTCTCTTCACTGCGAGATGAGAAACTGTGAACAGCTGTTAGGATCTCTTGGTACATTTGCTCATTGTAGTGGCTCTCGTGATGAGTTGAACCAAGCATTGTCTGACCATGGGCGTGAAAGCTGCAAGGGTTTCCCACGTGTTACAATTAAAGGAAAACCTGGACAGCAAGCACCAATTGAAAGGAACAACATAAAAGTTGCATCATTTTCTGGTATAGTTGAATTTCACATTCTGTATTAAATAAGAATGTTGAAAAAAGGTGAGGCAAATCATCACTGCTTGCTGTCCAGTAAACTAGACCTttggaataaaattttaaataaattttaggaaataaatttttgatTGTCAACACTATGAAAAGGAATCTCGCTTGCCCAACTATTTACGCACTTTTTTACTTGGTGCCCCAGCTGCAAGCTCTTTTGAAGATTAGTATGAAATTCAGTTAATTCAGAGCCCTTGCATTGGCAATGATTTAAATCACATTTTGCTGCATTACCCTGGATTAATGTTTGTAGTTAACTTCTTTGTCTCCTTAATTGATTCTGTTTTAATATAGTCCCTATTCCCTTTTGGGTAGTATcaacccaagggtatgtggctaattctgctgtaatcatttccatgcccttatgggtagtgtatacccaagggtattcagttaattctgctgtaatcatttccatgcccttatgggtagtgtatacccaagggtatttggttaattctgctgtaatcatttccatgcccttatgggtagtgtatacccaagggtattcagttaattctgctgtaatcatttccatgcccttatgggtagtgtatacccaagggtattcagttaattctgctgtaatcatttccatgcccttatgggtagtgtatacccaagggtattcagttaattctgctgtaatcatttccatgcccttatgggtagtgtatacccaagggtatttggttaattctgctgtaatcatttccatgcccttatgggtagtgtatacccaagggtatttggttaattctgctgtaatcatttccatgcccttatgggtagtgtatacccaagggtattcagttaattctgctgtaatcatttccatgcccttatgggtagtgtatacccaagggtatttggttaattctgttgtaatcatttccatgcccttatgggtagtgtatacccaagggtattcagttaattctgctgtaatcatttccatgcccttatgggtagtgtatacccaagggtatttggttaattctgctgtaatcatttccatgcccttatgggtagtgtatacccaagggtatttggttaattctgctgtaatcatttccatgcccttatgggtagtgtatacccaagggtattcagttaattctgctgtaatcatttccatgcccttatgggtagtgtatacccaagggtattcagttaattctgctgtaatcatttccatgcccttatgggtagtgtatacccaagggtattcagttaattctgctgtaatcatttccatgcccttatgggtagtgtatacccaagggtattcagttaattctgctgtaatcatttccatgcccttatgggtagtgtatacccaagggtatttggttaattctgctgtaatcatttccatgcccttatgggtagtgtatacccaagggtattcagttaattctgctgtaatcatttccatgcccttatgggtagtgtatacccaagggtattcagttaattctgctgtaatcattgccatgcccttatgggtagtgtatacccaagggtattcagttaattctgctgtaatcatttccatgcccttatgggtagtgtatacccaagggtatttggttaattctgctgtaatcatttccatgcccttatgggtagtgtatacccaagggtattcagttaattctgctgtaatcatttccatgcccttatgggtagtgtatacccaagggtattcagttaattctgctgtaatcatttccatgcccttatgggtagtgtatacccaagggtatttggttaattctgttgtaatcatttccatgcccttatgggtagtgtatacccaagggtattcagttaattctgctgtaatcatttccatgcccttatgggtagtgtatacccaagggtattcagttaattctgctgtaatcatttccatgcccttatgggtagtgtatacccaagggtatttggttaattctgctgtaatcatttccatgcccttatgggtagtgtatacccaagggtatttggttaattctgctgtaatcatttccatgcccttatgggtagtgtatacccaagggtattcagttaattctgctgtaatcatttccatgcccttatgggtagtgtatacccaagggtattcagtttattctgctgtaatcatttccatgcccttatgggtagtgtatacccaagggtatgtggtaaATTTTGTTGTAATCATTTctttgcccttatgggtagtatatacccaagggtatgtggttaatcaTCCCCATACCAGTTTCGAATATATCTGGAAGAAAAAATGTAACTTAATGAGGCACCAGTTCACTGTAATAACCTTTaggaagaaattattatttctgttatgtATTTCATAAGAAATCAGGAGCTATAATGTGCACAATAATCTGCCCAACCACTGAATTACTCTGAGCGGTAATCCTGCTTCTAGATCCTTGCCTATGAGTTGTGCTCTTTGCTGCTGCGAGAGCTTCTCTTGGGTCAACTTTCGGAAAAAGGTTCGTTTAGTTCGCAATCACCACTCCAGTGTACTTGTTCCTTCAGCGGAAAAATGGTCTGTTTCTGTAGTGcctctttgaaaatattagtgtcGAATAGGTgatatgtaatttttcttcCGAGGGACTTCAAAATAGGTAGGCGCCAAAAACATGTGTGGGATAGAATTCTCAGAGAAGTAGCAGGAGCCTTGGAGCATATTCATAGCTGCCGATTCATCCGCAATGATCTCAAAAGCAACAATGTTGTTTCTAAACAAAAGGGAGGGACAACCAAGTACAGTAATTATCGATTTCGGTAAGAGCGTGCTGGCAGATAAAGCTAAAGTGCCAATGGCGAAAGCAAAACACATCAGAAGCCACTTTTCCTACATCGCGCCGGAACTTCGAAATGGCACAGCAAAGCCTTCCGTGAGCAGCGATATCTATTCCCTGGCTTTTGTGCTCAAATCTTTCTataaaattttggattttaaatTAAACGGAACTGTAAAAAATGCTCCTAAAGAACTTTCTGACAATCGTCCTTCACTCTGGGAGTTAAGTGCTccttaaattgaaatgttttcttgtttcttgttgacCGCTCATCATGTGACTTGTCTTGTCGTACTTTAGTTTTGTCGCATTTTGCGATAAAGAAAATACTTGAGGactgtaattttgtatttgaaaaacgtttataggttactgtttttttacgatttttatCGTAGAACACGGACAATACtcatatttaatatttaggaTCGATAATTAGCGCTGTTTGTGGTAGAAATAAGGTTTGTCAGGATTATGATTTATAACGTGAAAAATAGCATTTAgttactttttctttgctgcagCGATGTAATACCGTCAAATTGTAACCTCACTCTCTAAAAAGTGACCACGTTATTCTCGCTCGGCCTTGTAATAGGCCTGTTTCGTCTTAGGTACACCTTGTAAATTTTCGTATGAGATTTGccgctttgaagaaaaagagatgTTAAAATCCGCGCACGTGGCTTATTTTATTGAGCGCTGTTACGCTTCccgtgtgaaacaaaaaacagaagcgAAACAGAGAGAATAGGTTCATAGTGTTTAAGCGATAcacgttgagaaaaaaaaaaaaaaaacattttcactttgtTAAAGTTTACCATGTAATTGCGATCCATCTGTCAACTAGTTGTCGCATCTTCCCAGAAGAAATAACACCTCGTCTCATTCTTGAGATTCCCCAAGGTGTCAACTCACAGCGATACTCCGCGTTTAATATTAACTGACGGGCGATTGAATCGCCCttcagctaatttgcataacattCCTCAGTTATCATAAGCTCGTCATGTgttgcaataaaaaataaaaataaaaatgttcctTAAGGATTGATCACGATGTTGTCTCGCTAGTTTGAAATACTGTTaaagtaatttatttttatcCACCGTTGAGTCATGAGCAAAGGTTATCGCAAATGGCTTTGCACTATTTTTTACCATCATGATAATGTTTTACAAATGAACTGAtctacttaaaaagaaaaaaagaaacattaaagtATTGGTTTTTGTTAAGCCTCTCAAATCACTTGATTGAAAAGAATACCTTGTTTCACTCATCACATCGAAAATGACATAAAGCTGAACATATAACTGTTTTAACAGATCTTTTAACAATACGAGAAGAGCATTAATTTTAAAGAAGAAACGCTTTAATGCTAGATAGGTCCTAACCGTCGCGGTACATCATAGAATTGACTAAGAACGCATATAAATTGCAATATACTTCGCTCATGCACATTCTTTTACGTGCATTCTTGTACATTTCATTAATGTATTGGCTCATTATTACGATAACCAGGTTCTCTCCCGCTTTGTACGCTCCCAAGTCTCAGCTTTCGCGATTTGTAAACATCACATACTAGGCCAACTTGAGTTAAAAGAGAGTCTTCTAAAGTAGTGCCTCGCAGCACTTTTGTCAGGACAAAgttaattttgaaagttttcaaCCATCTATGTAAGTAATCTTTATTTTCTTAAACATACAGCTACATTTTCTTACCGTAAGAATCTCGATGAGGATGTAGCAAGCCTTTAAATGATCCACAATGAATAGGGAAGGACCAAATGAAGAGAACCAATTTCTCCATGGTGGTAACAACAGCTATATGTTTTAGCACGAGGAAGCGTGCCCAATGGTCCTTACAATGTGCATAATTTATCATTAACCTGACACAGCATGAGCAATCAGGCAAAACATAACAGCAAAAGTAGAGCTTAACAATCCTGAATGAAACCAATTAACTcataaagaaatatttgacataTATTTAATATTTGGTAACTTCATAGAATGG
This genomic interval carries:
- the LOC136887941 gene encoding putative leucine-rich repeat-containing protein DDB_G0281931; this translates as MINYAHCKDHWARFLVLKHIAVVTTMEKLVLFIWSFPIHCGSFKGLLHPHRDSYGLDTFMAIEGPDCLGRINEYPPFTLDTSFTPQQEREVLLNIYARANGRGWFMSSGWNDSTMGAHHCSWYGVTCHTNTSYVKTLSLPYNNLNGSLPSNIWKIRNLFSLCVPGNPGLHGNIQDLLFGNMSNLLTVVLRGSSLTGNIPDDFVKMKNLQNFIGGIMNGAGFSGHLPDDIGNMTDLRRLSIPGNNFTGKIPTSISRMKRLGHLNLRNNPGMMHGNLDDLFAISSLKILYVSGVHLSGKLPHVFPENLAQIFLPSNNISGELPRGTKPPFLNLANNQLTGDIPGHWLVSGTKKSLLDLSQNKFSSINEGKPWPDNSTAGAFSYLSFAENRNLSINFTSFMGLFKPTKLYLAGPSIFNASLCDITSPLPGNLFSMQELNICDLHGNNFYGPVPNFAEDTSLLTYLDLSSNNFTGAPPSAFQDLISLQYFDISGNPLMRNEHDTSFLFIPDFLRMTKPPHGDNFTCAEGRLTFNNGRIRLDPTFYDYKYCICDHGYYGDKGLCHKCMEGGICNRPTISSPEELKANTMKILKGYWPSPDPKNATHLVECPLMAACNPTGSCSCRLNTSPHNDNEHSGIHRSVSSLITTCDDSCICYPGNRDRFCSRCQQGFYKLGGLCFQCKHGDVIYYYIFIPIFSLSFLVLFWSLFYFNIRPMKWFAITALHFSIMLIMMLLEFLPAWVFKLNLVVFVLCMTSRGKNAQSLISVAVFYIQTTDFMVSSVNVWPPKVIAAQSYLSSYWNLVFPSLSCDLPSLFTPVGKLAFLLLLPIVCLTLVGVYFIVILIYNRYRPIERRMENVHFKCRQSAFFTLSFSYFPIVQQTLSNLRPCHNDQGVFYMPNEPWIECTSDTYYKLRALGIVSVIFYVVGFPLIVIFLMVRFLPKRNLMTPEDRKKLDVWLGPLYLPYKPKYQQYFEILMLIHRLILAVALSMISSSTLQTFIVWLVLMTSALIQIYLQPYQKHPRSTGSPTLNEQEKRKITLEQIFSENVMEPTVLLVLSMSFMVLRFSVLDENYVGVFVWLVMIINATVFVTLIGGILYRLVVLKGGGPLNEYTNMDQIGSTYSSSDTNEIDG